Proteins encoded in a region of the Halosimplex halophilum genome:
- a CDS encoding group I intron-associated PD-(D/E)XK endonuclease: MESHERGDATEAAVIAELKRRRISVSIPFGDNERYDIVVATPADRLLRVQIKTGWIRDGKIEFHGKSQHTNSTGNTYMDYEGDVDYFIVYVPDLDSMYLIGEAEFGTGMQLRIDDPEQSHETINWAEEYRFEERWPPRPDGATTANDRPTVERASECLRQREFDFARAVTISEYDLLVDAADTVVRLGVETGWVEDGRIRFHPNSSTDRDSIDWFLVYCAETAQAYLVDPDEFDTSISLRVDDPDTEMPSINWAEEYEFGNRWPY; the protein is encoded by the coding sequence ATGGAGTCACACGAGCGGGGGGACGCGACCGAGGCAGCCGTGATCGCGGAACTGAAGCGTCGGCGCATCTCGGTTTCGATACCGTTTGGGGACAACGAGCGGTACGATATCGTCGTCGCGACGCCGGCCGACCGACTGCTACGGGTGCAGATCAAAACGGGGTGGATCCGGGACGGGAAGATCGAGTTTCACGGAAAGTCCCAGCACACGAACTCGACCGGGAACACCTACATGGACTACGAGGGGGACGTGGACTACTTCATCGTCTACGTGCCCGACCTCGATTCGATGTACCTGATCGGCGAGGCGGAGTTCGGGACGGGAATGCAACTCCGCATCGACGACCCCGAGCAGTCACACGAGACGATCAACTGGGCCGAGGAGTATCGGTTCGAGGAGCGGTGGCCGCCCCGGCCCGATGGAGCGACAACGGCGAACGACCGTCCCACCGTCGAGCGGGCCAGCGAGTGCCTCCGTCAGCGCGAGTTCGACTTCGCGAGAGCGGTGACTATCTCGGAGTACGATCTCCTCGTGGACGCAGCAGATACGGTCGTTCGGCTCGGCGTCGAAACGGGATGGGTCGAGGACGGCCGAATTCGGTTCCACCCTAATTCGAGCACGGACAGGGACAGTATCGACTGGTTTCTCGTGTACTGTGCGGAGACCGCCCAGGCATATCTCGTAGATCCCGACGAGTTCGACACGTCGATCTCGCTCAGAGTCGACGATCCCGACACCGAGATGCCGTCGATCAACTGGGCGGAGGAGTACGAATTCGGGAACCGCTGGCCCTACTGA
- a CDS encoding Sjogren's syndrome/scleroderma autoantigen 1 family protein, whose protein sequence is MSGQGRSTGEETCPDCSAELVQDGPGKYYCVNCGYSRNERV, encoded by the coding sequence ATGTCGGGTCAAGGGCGATCGACGGGCGAAGAGACGTGTCCGGACTGTTCGGCGGAACTCGTTCAGGACGGTCCAGGCAAGTACTACTGCGTCAACTGCGGCTACTCGCGCAACGAGAGGGTCTGA
- a CDS encoding ATP-binding protein: MARAENTELIDSFEELYRDYYRNEIGELAQKYPTEQKSLYLDWKDIHRFDPDLADDVRSHPEELREYAEEALRLYDLPVDVKLGQAHVRVHNLPDTTDIREIRADHRGQLISVRGIVRKATDVKPKITQAAFECQRCGTLTRIPQESGDFQEPHECQGCERQGPFRINFDQSEFIDAQKIRVQESPEGLRGGETPQSIDVNIEDDITGEVTAGDHVRVSGVLKLDQQGSEQDQSPMFDVYMDGFAVEIEDEQFEDMDITEEDKQEIIELSGRENIYDEMVGAIAPSIYGYEREKLSMILQLFSGVTKHLPDESRIRGDLHMLLIGDPGTGKCVAGDTRVTLADGSEMPIRELVEENLDDPKLVDDGVWDTVDFEVPSLQDDGNLAPQRATKVWKREAPERMYRVRTSTGRELDVTPSHPLFVQSGGRFEAVRAENLEAGQQVAVRPSVQPETADSPAAADGGHTVAVPDRVESLEPVEPDDEWVYDLEIEGTHNYVSNGVLSHNSQMLSYIKNIAPRSVYTSGKGSSSAGLTAAAVRDDFGDGQQWTLEAGALVLADQGIAAVDELDKMAADDRSAMHQALEQQEISVSKAGINATLKSRCSLLGAANPKYGRFDQYEPISEQIDLEPALISRFDLIFTVTDQPNEEKDRNLADHILRTNFAGELHTHRVESNSSNFSDEEVESVTDEVAPTIEPELLRKYIAYAKRNCYPTMTEEAREEIEDFYVDLRTQGTDEDAAVPVTARKLEATVRLAEASARVRLSDKVTQDDAARVIDIVRSCMEDVGVDPETGELDADMIEAGTSKSQRDRIKNIKGLIEDLEDEYDEGAPVDVVVDRAEEVGMDQSKAEHEIEQLKQKGEVYEPRTDYLRTT, from the coding sequence ATGGCGCGCGCCGAGAACACCGAGCTGATAGACTCCTTCGAGGAGCTCTATCGGGACTACTACCGCAACGAGATCGGCGAGCTCGCCCAGAAGTACCCGACCGAGCAGAAGTCGCTGTATCTCGACTGGAAGGACATCCACCGGTTCGACCCGGACCTGGCCGACGACGTGCGCTCCCACCCGGAGGAACTCCGGGAGTACGCCGAGGAGGCCCTGCGGCTGTACGACCTGCCGGTCGACGTGAAGCTCGGGCAGGCCCACGTCCGCGTCCACAACCTCCCCGACACCACCGACATCCGCGAGATCCGCGCCGACCACCGCGGCCAGCTCATCTCCGTCCGCGGCATCGTCCGCAAGGCCACCGACGTCAAGCCCAAGATCACCCAGGCCGCCTTCGAGTGCCAGCGCTGCGGGACGCTGACGCGCATCCCCCAGGAGTCCGGCGACTTCCAGGAGCCCCACGAGTGCCAGGGCTGCGAGCGGCAGGGCCCGTTCCGCATCAACTTCGACCAGTCGGAGTTCATCGACGCCCAGAAAATTCGGGTACAGGAGTCCCCCGAGGGGCTGCGCGGCGGCGAGACGCCCCAGAGCATCGACGTGAACATCGAGGACGACATCACCGGCGAGGTGACCGCCGGCGACCACGTCCGCGTCTCCGGCGTCCTCAAGCTCGACCAGCAGGGCAGCGAGCAGGACCAGTCGCCCATGTTCGACGTGTACATGGACGGCTTCGCCGTCGAGATCGAGGACGAGCAGTTCGAGGACATGGACATCACCGAGGAGGACAAACAGGAGATCATCGAGCTCTCCGGCCGCGAGAACATCTACGACGAGATGGTCGGCGCCATCGCCCCCTCCATCTACGGCTACGAGCGCGAGAAGCTCTCGATGATCCTCCAGCTGTTCTCGGGCGTGACCAAGCACCTCCCCGACGAGTCCCGGATCCGTGGCGACCTCCATATGCTCCTGATCGGTGACCCGGGTACGGGGAAGTGCGTCGCAGGCGATACCCGCGTGACGCTCGCCGACGGGTCGGAGATGCCCATACGAGAACTCGTCGAAGAGAACCTCGACGATCCGAAACTCGTCGACGACGGCGTCTGGGACACCGTCGACTTCGAAGTCCCATCACTGCAGGACGATGGGAATCTCGCCCCACAGCGGGCGACCAAGGTCTGGAAACGCGAGGCGCCGGAGCGGATGTATCGCGTCCGCACGTCGACCGGCCGCGAACTCGATGTGACGCCGTCGCACCCGCTGTTCGTTCAGTCCGGCGGTCGGTTCGAAGCGGTGAGAGCCGAGAATCTCGAAGCCGGCCAGCAGGTCGCCGTTCGTCCATCAGTTCAGCCCGAAACTGCTGATTCCCCAGCAGCGGCAGACGGTGGCCATACGGTCGCAGTACCCGACCGTGTCGAGTCGCTCGAACCAGTCGAACCGGACGACGAGTGGGTCTACGACCTCGAAATCGAGGGGACACACAACTACGTATCGAACGGCGTCCTCTCGCACAATTCCCAGATGCTATCATACATCAAAAACATCGCGCCGCGTTCGGTCTACACCTCGGGGAAGGGCAGCAGTTCGGCCGGTTTGACCGCTGCAGCTGTTCGCGACGACTTCGGAGACGGCCAGCAGTGGACGCTGGAGGCGGGCGCGCTGGTCCTCGCGGACCAGGGTATCGCTGCGGTCGACGAGCTGGACAAGATGGCCGCGGACGACCGCTCGGCGATGCACCAGGCGCTCGAACAGCAGGAGATCAGCGTCTCGAAGGCGGGCATCAACGCGACGCTCAAGTCCCGCTGTTCGCTGCTCGGTGCGGCCAACCCCAAGTACGGCCGCTTCGACCAGTACGAGCCGATCAGCGAGCAGATCGACCTGGAGCCGGCGCTGATCTCGCGGTTCGACCTGATCTTCACGGTCACCGACCAGCCCAACGAGGAGAAAGACCGGAACCTGGCGGACCACATCCTGCGGACGAACTTCGCGGGGGAGCTGCACACCCACCGCGTGGAGTCGAACTCGTCGAACTTCAGCGACGAGGAGGTCGAGTCGGTCACCGACGAGGTGGCGCCGACGATCGAGCCCGAGCTCCTGCGCAAGTACATCGCCTACGCGAAGCGCAACTGCTACCCGACGATGACCGAGGAAGCCCGCGAGGAGATCGAGGACTTCTACGTCGACCTGCGGACCCAGGGAACCGACGAGGACGCGGCGGTCCCCGTGACGGCGCGGAAACTGGAGGCGACGGTGCGGCTGGCCGAGGCGTCCGCGCGGGTCCGGCTGTCGGACAAGGTCACCCAGGACGACGCCGCGCGGGTCATCGACATCGTTCGCTCGTGCATGGAGGACGTGGGCGTCGACCCCGAGACGGGCGAACTCGACGCCGACATGATCGAGGCGGGCACGTCCAAGAGCCAGCGCGACCGCATCAAGAACATCAAGGGGCTCATCGAGGACCTGGAGGACGAGTACGACGAGGGCGCGCCGGTCGACGTGGTCGTCGACCGCGCCGAGGAGGTGGGGATGGACCAGTCGAAGGCCGAACACGAGATCGAACAGCTCAAACAGAAGGGCGAGGTCTACGAGCCGCGCACCGACTACCTCCGCACCACGTGA
- a CDS encoding DUF7854 family protein, with translation MDRISALRNVEDALAAFEDGEVDLAGLEREVRGTLRTYATEFEGELSAYRAVSEADASVDGTVVLAGSRQGARERVRELVDGPGSFAVERFDGE, from the coding sequence ATGGACCGCATCTCAGCGCTGCGCAACGTCGAGGACGCGCTGGCAGCCTTCGAGGACGGCGAGGTGGACCTGGCGGGGCTGGAGCGGGAGGTCCGCGGGACGCTGCGGACGTACGCGACGGAGTTCGAGGGGGAGCTGTCGGCCTACCGGGCGGTCAGCGAGGCGGACGCGAGCGTCGACGGGACGGTCGTGCTGGCGGGGTCGAGACAGGGGGCCCGCGAGCGGGTGCGCGAGCTCGTCGACGGGCCCGGTTCGTTCGCCGTCGAGCGATTCGACGGGGAGTGA
- a CDS encoding DUF7504 family protein yields the protein MTDLHSELADARTVLLSAPSMTGGEAEACTDLLIPSNPADATALWVTFRGDATDCVDQWVGETGERPADATVVVVGESPGSRPDGVAVEHVSSPSDLTGLGITIGELLSEWETPPAVCFDSLTAMLQYVDVETAYEFLHAITGQLYAADARAHFHIDPTAHDRTTVDSIASLFDAVVEFGADGPEIRKRHLLQ from the coding sequence ATGACCGACCTGCACTCAGAACTGGCCGACGCCAGGACCGTGCTGCTGTCCGCGCCGTCGATGACCGGCGGCGAGGCCGAGGCCTGTACCGACCTGCTGATCCCGTCGAACCCGGCGGACGCGACCGCGCTGTGGGTGACCTTCCGCGGGGACGCGACCGACTGCGTCGACCAGTGGGTCGGCGAGACGGGGGAGCGACCCGCCGACGCGACGGTCGTCGTCGTGGGCGAGTCGCCCGGGAGCCGGCCCGACGGGGTCGCCGTCGAGCACGTCTCCTCGCCGAGCGACCTGACCGGGCTGGGGATCACCATCGGCGAACTGCTCTCGGAGTGGGAGACGCCGCCGGCCGTCTGCTTCGACTCGCTGACGGCGATGCTCCAGTACGTCGACGTGGAGACGGCCTACGAGTTCCTCCACGCCATCACCGGCCAGCTGTACGCCGCCGACGCGCGGGCGCACTTCCACATCGACCCGACCGCACACGACCGCACGACCGTCGACAGCATCGCATCCCTGTTCGACGCCGTCGTCGAGTTCGGCGCCGACGGCCCCGAGATCCGCAAGCGACACCTCCTCCAGTAG
- a CDS encoding DUF7855 family protein: MLLVVTYSRAARRTLRNICRTHEGAVVRRFGRVALLAETEFAAFQALRLREKHGGDVQIERTRPFNEYEAVDESVRAAAAAYEDRDRPALPYATFAEGSDYPDPERMRDAEL; encoded by the coding sequence GTGTTGCTGGTGGTGACCTACTCGCGGGCGGCGCGGCGGACGCTCCGGAACATCTGCCGGACCCACGAGGGGGCCGTCGTCCGGCGGTTCGGCCGGGTTGCACTGCTGGCGGAGACGGAGTTCGCGGCGTTCCAGGCGCTGCGGCTCCGGGAGAAACACGGGGGCGACGTGCAGATCGAGCGGACGCGACCGTTCAACGAGTACGAGGCCGTCGACGAGTCGGTGCGGGCAGCCGCCGCGGCCTACGAGGACCGCGACCGGCCGGCGCTGCCCTACGCGACGTTCGCCGAGGGGAGCGACTACCCCGACCCCGAGCGGATGCGCGACGCCGAGCTATGA
- a CDS encoding DUF7856 family protein, whose translation MSEYGGITVRPDGDPASGRAVDLRDRGLDPDRVAAAVREGSQSRDERSGDSGDAGSDTDCGVTVDCPRPRAVHEHVGCVRPSVCVRVRTALAAAARSRGGEAPQDAELAEVRAELAELTVPEPPDLDGPRERLAGTDDAVDRIRERVAALRGRVQAGREAGRDVSDLEAELAEATRELSERETERAAAREAVERAERLARESRDARERRRRLEDRRANLRRRARAHLVERIRDEYEAALATVPGGPGAVDDPFAVDGVTAALAVGRVADFRAPVVVACDRFERPDAAAEWLDAPVIRV comes from the coding sequence ATGAGCGAGTACGGGGGGATCACGGTGCGGCCGGACGGCGACCCCGCGAGCGGCCGGGCCGTCGACCTGCGCGACCGGGGACTCGATCCGGACCGTGTCGCCGCCGCGGTCCGCGAGGGGTCTCAGTCGCGGGACGAGCGGAGCGGGGACAGCGGCGACGCGGGGAGCGATACGGACTGCGGGGTGACCGTCGACTGCCCGCGGCCGCGGGCGGTCCACGAGCACGTGGGCTGCGTGCGGCCGTCGGTGTGCGTTCGGGTCCGGACCGCGCTGGCCGCCGCGGCGCGCTCGCGGGGCGGGGAGGCGCCACAGGACGCGGAACTGGCCGAGGTGCGCGCGGAACTGGCCGAGTTGACCGTGCCGGAGCCGCCGGATCTGGACGGGCCGCGGGAACGACTGGCGGGCACGGACGACGCGGTCGACCGGATCCGCGAGCGAGTGGCGGCGCTGCGCGGCCGCGTCCAGGCCGGCCGCGAGGCGGGCCGGGACGTGAGCGACCTGGAGGCCGAACTCGCCGAGGCGACTCGCGAACTCAGCGAGCGGGAGACCGAGCGGGCCGCCGCGCGGGAGGCCGTCGAGCGGGCCGAGCGACTCGCCCGGGAGAGCCGCGACGCCCGCGAGCGACGGCGGCGGCTCGAAGACCGGCGGGCCAACCTCCGGCGGCGCGCCCGCGCGCACCTGGTCGAGCGGATCCGCGACGAGTACGAAGCGGCCCTCGCGACCGTCCCGGGCGGCCCCGGGGCGGTCGACGACCCGTTCGCGGTCGATGGGGTCACCGCGGCGCTGGCGGTGGGGCGGGTCGCCGACTTCCGCGCGCCGGTGGTCGTGGCCTGCGACCGGTTCGAACGCCCCGACGCGGCCGCCGAGTGGCTCGACGCGCCCGTGATCCGGGTCTGA
- a CDS encoding DUF7857 domain-containing protein, whose translation MVTLEWSCERSDGVTLVSLVVAADRPCRVRVENRLDGPVWPPRRRGQPATGWDGDAFTGTVPETGRLTAGYATPARPADPPAEVVSTEPAEPDEGDGDGEPAGPAPAVESTPAGVVRDLGDPVVPRDSVPLPGRDAEPSPEADDDTGTDRERRADTGEGRAVNEGADAERLVVPGAVRAWLRDVDERLDAEPGESRSRPGEAGRRRDGPGSRVEGRGSDAALGAAVAADRRALRRVRGRIDELLARTGGADRTPEHRRAGESVGGREPADREVRPGGTGGGGR comes from the coding sequence ATGGTCACGCTCGAGTGGAGTTGCGAACGGAGCGACGGGGTGACGCTCGTCTCGCTCGTCGTCGCGGCCGACCGCCCGTGTCGGGTGCGCGTCGAGAACCGCCTCGACGGCCCGGTGTGGCCGCCGCGGCGGCGGGGACAGCCGGCGACCGGCTGGGACGGCGACGCCTTCACCGGGACGGTCCCGGAGACGGGCCGGCTGACCGCCGGCTACGCGACGCCCGCCCGGCCCGCCGATCCGCCCGCCGAGGTCGTCTCGACGGAACCGGCGGAACCGGACGAAGGGGACGGCGACGGGGAGCCGGCGGGCCCGGCGCCCGCGGTCGAGTCGACCCCCGCGGGCGTCGTCCGCGACCTGGGCGACCCCGTCGTCCCACGGGACAGCGTCCCGCTCCCCGGACGGGACGCCGAACCGTCGCCGGAGGCGGACGACGACACGGGAACCGACCGGGAGCGGCGGGCGGACACCGGTGAGGGCCGGGCGGTGAACGAGGGCGCCGACGCCGAGCGGCTGGTCGTCCCCGGCGCCGTCCGGGCGTGGCTCCGGGACGTCGACGAACGGCTCGACGCCGAGCCGGGGGAGTCGAGGAGCCGGCCCGGCGAGGCGGGGAGACGGCGGGACGGACCCGGGAGTCGAGTTGAAGGGCGGGGGTCCGACGCGGCGCTCGGGGCGGCCGTCGCCGCCGACCGGCGGGCGCTCCGGCGGGTCCGCGGGCGGATCGACGAACTGCTCGCGCGGACGGGCGGGGCCGACCGTACCCCGGAGCACCGTCGAGCGGGCGAATCGGTCGGCGGACGCGAGCCTGCAGACCGCGAGGTGCGGCCCGGCGGAACCGGCGGCGGGGGGCGATGA
- a CDS encoding MinD/ParA family ATP-binding protein — protein MILAVVGGKGGVGKSTVAYNLGAELGAVVVDADLAMADLPADRGPDLHDVLAGRADPVEAVSEGGPVDLLPCGRSLAGARACDPTELVAAVEAVRDAYGRVVVDCPAGMCGDVGLGLLVADACVLVTEPAPAALGDALRARALARELDAGLAAIVLNRASEASPTDLVARELGGPVTTVPESAAVADAQAAGVPVAAHRPDAPAAAALADLAGTVERACGARSPVS, from the coding sequence ATGATCCTGGCGGTCGTCGGCGGCAAGGGCGGCGTGGGCAAGTCGACGGTGGCGTACAACCTCGGGGCGGAGCTGGGGGCGGTCGTCGTCGACGCGGACCTGGCGATGGCGGACCTGCCGGCCGACCGGGGGCCGGACCTGCACGACGTGCTCGCCGGCCGCGCGGACCCGGTCGAGGCCGTCAGCGAGGGCGGGCCCGTCGACCTGCTCCCCTGCGGGCGCTCGCTGGCCGGCGCGCGGGCCTGCGACCCGACGGAACTGGTGGCTGCGGTCGAGGCGGTCCGGGACGCGTACGGCCGCGTCGTCGTCGACTGCCCGGCGGGGATGTGCGGCGACGTGGGCCTGGGCCTGCTCGTCGCCGACGCCTGCGTCCTCGTGACCGAGCCCGCGCCGGCGGCGCTCGGTGACGCGCTCCGCGCCCGTGCCCTCGCCCGCGAACTCGACGCCGGACTGGCCGCCATCGTCCTCAACCGCGCGAGCGAGGCGTCGCCGACGGACCTGGTCGCGCGGGAACTCGGCGGCCCCGTCACGACGGTCCCCGAGTCGGCCGCGGTCGCCGACGCGCAGGCCGCCGGCGTCCCCGTCGCGGCCCACCGCCCGGACGCGCCGGCGGCCGCGGCGCTGGCCGACCTCGCCGGGACCGTCGAGCGGGCCTGCGGCGCCCGGAGTCCCGTCTCCTGA
- a CDS encoding ABC transporter ATP-binding protein, with protein MSGADATGGDPYRADARWPVLALLWEYGRPHLPYALAGLVVRLLWMLPGHASPLLVGYLFDTVFSDTTPFTLPLVAADLVPETQVGQLYLVVGLILAISVVGQAIEWVRSLAWGVFAYRLQHDVRVDAYDTVQRLEMGFFDDHQTGEVMSILNNDVDAMETFFTDTIDDAVTVVTRLTAYAVLMALLNWQFALVALAVTPVIVVANYVFSGYIGEIYGRVRETQGKLNAQLRASITGISVVKAYTAEPYERERVERSSRNVVDAVVDAIDLGSYHYPMMRFLTGVAVALTFGVGAVWVVGGPPGPFTEPLTTGALVTYLIYVQHLSWPLQDVASVVESYSDADASAQRLLGVRTASQSVEERDDAAELTDVRGRVEYDGVTFGYPESERGGDPEPSGSAEGPVVEDVTFEVEPGETVGIVGPTGAGKSTLLKLLVRFYDVDEGAVRVDGRDVREVTLESLRGAVGFISQDPFLFSGTIRENVAYGTPGADAEAVWAALERAEADTFVEGLPDGIDTTIGERGVKLSGGQRQRICLARVMLHDPAVLVLDEATSHVDNETEALIQRSIESLVADRTTLVVAHRLSTVKDADRIVVLDDGEVVERGSHGELLDRDGLYATLWQVQVGDVQSLPDEFVDRIERRADALDDD; from the coding sequence ATGAGCGGCGCGGACGCGACCGGCGGCGACCCCTACCGCGCCGACGCCCGGTGGCCGGTGCTGGCGCTGCTGTGGGAGTACGGTCGCCCGCACCTCCCCTACGCGCTCGCCGGGCTGGTGGTCCGCCTGCTGTGGATGCTGCCCGGCCACGCCAGCCCGCTGCTGGTCGGCTACCTGTTCGACACCGTCTTCAGCGACACGACCCCGTTCACCCTCCCGCTGGTCGCCGCCGACCTGGTCCCGGAGACGCAGGTCGGCCAGCTGTACCTCGTCGTCGGGCTGATCCTCGCGATCTCGGTGGTCGGCCAGGCCATCGAGTGGGTCCGCTCGCTGGCCTGGGGGGTGTTCGCCTACCGGCTCCAGCACGACGTGCGCGTCGACGCCTACGACACCGTCCAGCGCCTGGAGATGGGCTTCTTCGACGACCACCAGACCGGCGAGGTGATGAGCATCCTCAACAACGACGTCGACGCCATGGAGACGTTCTTCACGGACACCATCGACGACGCGGTGACCGTCGTCACCCGCCTCACCGCCTACGCCGTCCTCATGGCGCTTCTGAACTGGCAGTTCGCGCTGGTCGCGCTCGCCGTCACGCCCGTCATCGTCGTCGCCAACTACGTGTTCTCGGGGTACATCGGCGAGATCTACGGCCGCGTCCGCGAGACGCAGGGCAAGCTCAACGCGCAGCTGCGGGCCTCGATCACCGGGATCTCGGTGGTGAAGGCCTACACCGCCGAGCCGTACGAGCGCGAGCGGGTCGAGCGCTCGTCCCGGAACGTGGTCGACGCCGTCGTCGACGCCATCGACCTGGGGTCGTACCACTACCCGATGATGCGCTTCCTGACGGGCGTCGCCGTGGCGCTGACCTTCGGCGTCGGCGCCGTCTGGGTGGTCGGCGGGCCGCCCGGTCCGTTCACCGAGCCGCTGACGACCGGCGCCCTGGTCACCTACCTGATCTACGTCCAGCACCTCAGCTGGCCGCTGCAGGACGTGGCGAGCGTCGTCGAGAGCTACTCGGACGCCGACGCCTCCGCCCAGCGCCTGCTCGGCGTCCGGACCGCCAGCCAGTCCGTCGAGGAACGCGACGACGCGGCCGAGCTGACCGACGTTCGCGGCCGCGTCGAGTACGACGGAGTGACCTTCGGCTACCCAGAGAGCGAGCGCGGCGGCGACCCCGAACCGTCCGGATCCGCCGAGGGCCCCGTCGTCGAGGACGTGACCTTCGAGGTCGAGCCCGGCGAGACCGTCGGCATCGTCGGCCCGACCGGCGCCGGCAAGTCGACGCTCCTGAAGCTGCTCGTCCGCTTCTACGACGTGGACGAGGGAGCGGTCCGCGTCGACGGACGCGACGTGCGCGAGGTGACCCTGGAGAGTCTCCGCGGGGCGGTCGGGTTCATCAGCCAGGACCCGTTCCTCTTCTCGGGGACGATCCGCGAGAACGTCGCCTACGGCACCCCCGGGGCCGACGCCGAGGCCGTCTGGGCGGCGCTCGAACGGGCGGAGGCCGACACCTTCGTCGAGGGGCTGCCCGACGGGATCGACACCACCATCGGCGAGCGCGGCGTCAAGCTCTCGGGCGGCCAGCGCCAGCGGATCTGCCTCGCCCGCGTGATGCTCCACGACCCCGCCGTCCTCGTCCTCGACGAGGCGACCAGCCACGTCGACAACGAGACCGAGGCGCTCATCCAGCGCTCCATCGAGTCGCTCGTCGCCGACCGCACCACGCTGGTCGTCGCCCACCGGCTCTCGACGGTCAAGGACGCCGACCGCATCGTCGTCCTCGACGACGGCGAGGTGGTCGAGCGGGGGAGCCACGGGGAGTTGCTCGACCGCGACGGGCTCTACGCCACGCTCTGGCAGGTCCAGGTCGGCGACGTGCAGTCGCTGCCCGACGAGTTCGTCGACCGGATCGAGCGCCGCGCCGACGCGCTCGACGACGACTGA